The sequence AGGATATCCTGCCTGAACAGGGACTGCCTGTAGGGCGCCCCCCTCTGGAAGGTATAGGTCACGAGGTCCGGGACCTGCTCGGGCCTGACCCGCTGGTAGAAGATGCCCGAGGGCTCCAGGTTCATCACCGGGCCCTTCTGGCAGAGGCCTTGGCAGCCGGTCTTGACGACCTCAAGCTCTATGCCCCTCTTTTTGGCCTCCTCCTCCATGGCCGCTACCACCTGGTGGGATTTTCCGGCGGAGCAGGCCGTCCCGGTGCATGCGCGCACCCGGAGGGAGCCGGGACCGGATGCCGCTCTCAGGCTCTCCCTGTACCGGGCCAAGGCCTGGGGGCTCGTCAGTTTCTTCATTTCCTTCTCCTTACGTCCCGGACGATTTCGCTGAACCTCTCCCTGGTCACCTCGCCCACCACCTCCTCGTTGACGGTGACCACGGGCGCCAGGCCGCAGCAGCCCACGCAGCCCACGGTCTCCAGGGTGAGGGACTTGTCCTCGGTGGTCTCACCCTCGGAGATGCCGAACTCCTGCTCGAATGCCTCCAGGATGTCGCCGGCGCCCCGGACGTGGCAGGCCGTGCCCGTGCACACGCAGGCCACGTTTCTGCCGCGGGGGGCGAAGTAAAACTGCTT comes from Nitrospirota bacterium and encodes:
- the nuoE gene encoding NADH-quinone oxidoreductase subunit NuoE, with translation MKVEKLQVDKAVGEVGKVLTEEQRARALLIHALQEIQKAHNYLPEDELKKLSRKLGIPLSEIYSTATFYKQFYFAPRGRNVACVCTGTACHVRGAGDILEAFEQEFGISEGETTEDKSLTLETVGCVGCCGLAPVVTVNEEVVGEVTRERFSEIVRDVRRRK